A single Paenibacillus sp. FSL R5-0517 DNA region contains:
- a CDS encoding Lsa family ABC-F type ribosomal protection protein: MSLINVTNLTFAYDGSYDNIFENVSFQLDSDWKLGFTGRNGRGKTTFLNLLLGKYEYSGHISANVSFEYFPFQVENKEAMTIDVIGEIHPEYLHWQVVREFNLLKVSEDVLYRPFDTLSNGEQTKVMLAALFLKDNRFLLIDEPTNHLDLHARQIVGDYLRSKSGFILVSHDRSFLDQSVDHILSINKSNIEIQKGNFSAWWENKRRQDQFELASNEKLKKDIKRLSDSAKRTGGWSHEVEKTKNGTRNSGSKVDKGYIGHKAAKMMKRSKNIEQRQQSAIQEKSKLLKNIESAESLQIHQLDFHKNELVELEHVSISYGANTVCKDVSMTVEKGDRIALYGKNGSGKSSILKLICGEDIAYTGLLRKDHQLKISYVSQDTSDLEGQLAEYAAIQGIDESLFKSILRKLDFSRLQLDKDISTFSAGQKKKVLIAKSLSERAHLHIWDEPLNFVDVISRMQIEDLLLEYTPTLLFVEHDREFCTNIATKIIEL, from the coding sequence ATGTCTTTAATTAACGTTACCAACCTGACCTTTGCCTATGATGGCAGTTACGATAATATATTTGAAAATGTTAGTTTTCAGTTAGACTCCGATTGGAAATTGGGTTTTACCGGCAGGAACGGCAGAGGCAAAACGACATTCCTCAATCTGTTGCTCGGTAAATATGAATACAGCGGACATATCTCTGCGAATGTTAGCTTTGAATACTTTCCTTTCCAGGTAGAGAATAAGGAAGCCATGACAATCGATGTCATCGGCGAGATTCATCCTGAATATCTGCACTGGCAAGTTGTGCGCGAGTTTAACCTGTTGAAGGTGTCGGAAGATGTATTGTATCGGCCTTTCGACACGTTATCCAATGGAGAACAAACAAAGGTGATGCTGGCTGCCTTGTTTCTGAAGGACAATCGGTTTCTGCTTATTGATGAACCAACCAATCATCTTGATCTTCATGCGAGACAAATCGTAGGTGATTATCTCCGCAGCAAGAGTGGATTTATTTTGGTGTCTCATGATCGATCCTTCCTGGATCAAAGTGTAGACCACATCCTTTCCATCAATAAGAGTAACATCGAGATTCAGAAAGGCAATTTCTCCGCCTGGTGGGAAAATAAACGAAGACAGGATCAGTTTGAACTTGCGAGTAATGAGAAATTAAAGAAGGACATCAAACGTTTATCCGATTCAGCCAAACGGACCGGTGGATGGTCGCATGAAGTCGAAAAGACCAAAAATGGTACGAGAAATTCCGGTTCCAAGGTGGATAAAGGATATATTGGGCACAAGGCTGCCAAGATGATGAAACGTTCCAAAAATATTGAACAAAGGCAGCAATCTGCTATTCAAGAGAAATCCAAACTTCTCAAAAATATTGAGAGTGCAGAATCTCTGCAGATCCATCAGCTGGATTTTCACAAGAATGAACTTGTAGAATTGGAACATGTGTCGATATCGTACGGGGCCAATACGGTGTGCAAGGATGTCAGTATGACGGTTGAAAAAGGAGATCGTATTGCCCTTTACGGTAAAAATGGATCTGGCAAATCCAGCATTCTTAAACTGATCTGTGGTGAAGATATTGCTTACACAGGTCTTTTGCGTAAGGATCATCAGCTTAAAATCTCGTATGTGTCGCAGGACACGTCCGATCTCGAAGGCCAATTAGCTGAGTACGCGGCGATACAGGGGATAGATGAGAGCTTGTTTAAATCGATACTTCGAAAGTTGGATTTTTCCAGACTGCAATTGGACAAAGATATCTCAACGTTTAGTGCAGGTCAAAAAAAGAAAGTGCTCATTGCCAAAAGTCTGAGTGAGAGGGCTCATCTGCACATTTGGGATGAACCACTGAACTTTGTAGATGTCATCTCACGTATGCAGATCGAAGACCTGTTGCTGGAATATACACCGACCTTGCTTTTTGTGGAGCATGATCGTGAATTTTGTACCAATATTGCAACAAAAATTATTGAACTATAA
- a CDS encoding pentapeptide repeat-containing protein, with protein MYQYKDQEYEAVHFEGRDLRYGELISCVFKQCTFMNASMEEIETSNCRFIECDFKGASMNGSIHTESAFENCLFGGANLFASKFSSCKMTGSDFSGAQMDGITLSHGDWSYTNLRHTRLGKQDLRGIRFFEADFTDTDFTKADLRDCDLTRAVLSRAKLQGADLRGANLEGIDLKSLDIKGVRLDREQAVLFVRSYGAKVD; from the coding sequence GTGTATCAATATAAGGACCAGGAATATGAGGCAGTACATTTTGAGGGGCGTGATCTGCGCTATGGAGAACTTATAAGTTGTGTTTTTAAACAATGTACATTTATGAACGCTTCTATGGAAGAAATCGAAACAAGTAATTGCCGTTTCATTGAGTGTGACTTCAAAGGGGCTTCCATGAATGGATCAATTCATACAGAATCGGCTTTTGAAAATTGCTTATTTGGTGGTGCGAATCTATTTGCTTCCAAATTCAGTTCTTGCAAGATGACCGGATCGGACTTTTCGGGTGCGCAAATGGATGGCATTACACTAAGTCACGGCGATTGGTCTTATACGAATCTGAGACATACCCGATTAGGCAAACAGGACTTGCGAGGAATTCGTTTCTTTGAAGCTGACTTTACGGACACGGATTTCACCAAAGCGGATTTGAGAGACTGTGATCTTACCAGAGCCGTATTAAGCAGAGCCAAGCTGCAAGGGGCCGATCTAAGAGGGGCTAATCTGGAAGGTATCGATCTGAAATCACTGGATATCAAAGGGGTACGATTGGATCGTGAACAAGCCGTTCTGTTTGTGCGCTCGTATGGTGCGAAAGTAGATTGA
- a CDS encoding GNAT family N-acetyltransferase: MKLIKTYDVELSEEWSTLLQELLVASFPEVYPKDRLFFKQIPQSRVLAFTPDNQLVGQVGLDYRMMNLNGTPIRVMGIIDLCVSPAARAQGIASLLISEVERMAKERVDFVLLFADHEELYRKNGFKTVSNTCTWLKINHETLTTVGVGTQKVEGLMIKEVGSRLWEEGELDFLGYLY, from the coding sequence TTGAAATTAATTAAAACATATGATGTGGAACTAAGTGAAGAATGGTCAACTCTTCTTCAGGAATTACTTGTTGCAAGCTTTCCAGAGGTTTATCCGAAAGACAGATTGTTCTTTAAGCAGATACCACAGAGTAGGGTATTGGCATTTACCCCAGATAACCAACTCGTTGGGCAAGTGGGACTGGATTACAGGATGATGAATTTAAATGGAACACCGATCAGAGTGATGGGGATCATCGATTTGTGTGTTTCTCCAGCTGCTCGCGCTCAAGGAATCGCTTCATTGTTAATTTCCGAAGTGGAGAGGATGGCTAAAGAGCGTGTTGATTTTGTCCTTTTATTTGCGGATCATGAGGAATTGTATCGCAAAAATGGATTCAAAACGGTAAGCAACACATGTACGTGGTTGAAAATTAATCATGAAACCTTAACCACAGTTGGAGTAGGGACTCAAAAGGTGGAGGGGTTAATGATTAAAGAGGTTGGAAGCCGGCTATGGGAAGAAGGAGAACTAGATTTCTTAGGATACTTATATTAA
- a CDS encoding glycosyltransferase has protein sequence MLYTIIVPVNQDYNILNLFTDSLLRTVSPSTQIIFINDGSGSAVFQHLDKLKQEVKEGVTIEILQHDFPLGCAVSINSALSLAKGEYIFFLDSDTILEPNWQPMMKETLDSDITIGMIGGVLLYPQTGGVQHCGIAFADTIGRHLFLNASPDDIPKETFSVQLVVFAMFGMKREVYETIGNLDEKFFNGYEDFDYQMRARAAGYDTVINPNIQAYHWERSSGIHRNFNRKNNLARFWKKWGGQIEADVWPFVFSHLKAQLESQAEYQHLPIVGIDLAEVRSDADTFWTKLEEADFANVTEVRDYSNRFNSNGAIWLPQVLGKELIHSENRLLFLVDNFARLLENRYWIEMRHAHRAKDLIIDLYGNVITMDRIYDGCWPGTKVR, from the coding sequence ATGCTTTACACCATTATTGTGCCAGTCAACCAGGACTATAACATTTTGAACCTGTTCACAGATTCGTTGCTTCGGACGGTAAGCCCATCCACTCAGATTATTTTTATCAACGACGGTTCCGGCTCAGCAGTCTTTCAACATCTGGATAAACTGAAGCAAGAAGTAAAAGAAGGTGTGACCATCGAGATTCTTCAGCATGATTTTCCACTCGGTTGCGCCGTGTCGATTAATAGCGCACTGAGCCTTGCCAAGGGAGAGTACATTTTCTTCCTGGATTCTGACACGATTCTAGAGCCGAACTGGCAACCGATGATGAAAGAGACACTGGACAGCGATATTACAATCGGCATGATTGGAGGCGTTCTGCTGTATCCGCAAACCGGAGGTGTACAGCACTGCGGCATTGCTTTTGCAGACACCATCGGTCGACACCTGTTCCTGAACGCATCCCCTGATGATATCCCAAAAGAAACCTTCTCTGTTCAACTAGTGGTGTTTGCCATGTTCGGCATGAAGCGGGAGGTCTACGAGACCATCGGCAACCTCGATGAGAAATTCTTTAACGGGTACGAGGACTTTGATTATCAGATGCGGGCACGAGCTGCCGGATACGATACAGTCATTAATCCGAATATTCAAGCCTATCACTGGGAACGCAGCAGCGGCATTCACCGGAACTTCAACCGCAAGAACAATCTGGCACGCTTCTGGAAAAAGTGGGGCGGTCAAATCGAGGCTGATGTGTGGCCTTTCGTTTTCAGTCATCTGAAAGCGCAGCTAGAGAGTCAAGCTGAATACCAGCATCTGCCGATTGTAGGCATTGACCTTGCCGAGGTTCGCAGTGATGCGGATACATTCTGGACCAAGTTGGAGGAAGCTGACTTTGCCAATGTAACCGAGGTGCGTGACTATTCCAATCGCTTCAATTCCAACGGGGCCATCTGGCTGCCACAGGTACTGGGTAAGGAACTGATTCATAGTGAGAATCGGTTACTGTTCTTGGTGGACAATTTCGCCCGTTTATTAGAGAACCGCTACTGGATAGAGATGAGACATGCTCATCGAGCCAAGGATCTGATCATTGATCTGTATGGCAATGTAATTACGATGGATCGCATCTACGATGGATGCTGGCCTGGAACCAAAGTACGGTAA
- a CDS encoding helix-turn-helix domain-containing protein produces MKKEMTTIKQTRLNSILDEATKLLIEKPNASMNEIAESAKIGIATLHRYVESREQLMVHLGLRAIEVVSETMQQIQLDEEHCEKYIPELIEALIPLGDKIYFLAHDTTINYNPEIEGADLKLREPVLHAVGLLQQKGYFRSDLDKTWIVDVLYSIMFLTWQQVVSGHIARKAAPALVVDTFYHGFKQH; encoded by the coding sequence ATGAAAAAGGAAATGACCACAATCAAACAAACCAGGCTCAATTCCATTTTGGACGAGGCCACCAAATTATTGATTGAAAAACCGAATGCATCCATGAATGAAATTGCCGAATCTGCAAAAATCGGGATCGCTACCTTACATCGATATGTGGAAAGCCGCGAACAGCTCATGGTTCATCTGGGGTTACGGGCAATCGAGGTGGTCAGTGAGACCATGCAACAAATTCAACTGGATGAAGAGCACTGTGAAAAGTACATACCTGAGCTGATCGAGGCGCTGATTCCATTAGGCGACAAAATATATTTCCTGGCTCATGACACCACCATTAACTATAATCCAGAGATTGAGGGAGCAGATCTGAAGCTGAGAGAACCGGTACTGCATGCGGTCGGTCTGTTACAGCAGAAAGGTTATTTCCGCTCCGATCTTGATAAAACCTGGATTGTCGATGTGCTGTATTCCATCATGTTCCTGACGTGGCAGCAGGTTGTAAGTGGTCATATCGCGAGAAAAGCAGCTCCAGCGCTTGTAGTAGACACGTTTTATCATGGTTTTAAGCAGCACTAG